The following DNA comes from Palaemon carinicauda isolate YSFRI2023 chromosome 22, ASM3689809v2, whole genome shotgun sequence.
ACTATCAAATGTCCTTATACTATAGTTTCAGTACTGTTTGTCTCTTTATAAAACCATATACAAATTTAGATTCTTATATAAAAGTTTATAGCAGAAATCTGTGACGTATGAATCGTAtgacaaataacaaataaaaatagtaaaaagaaataaataatcttatAACAAAGCAAACATATGGAACGTTTTCAACAACCTAGCAATAATTCTGAATGTTGAGTATTACATTTTTCCGTCGGACAACACTATTATAGTAAAGCAGataaagctgacaaagctatgaattcagggagttgttatggtgtgagaattgctcatagaattattaatgtaatCTCTACGGGgccaaagaagaagcagcatatacccatcaacaagagaaatggatctgttataacaacagacgaTGCAGAAAGGCAACGTTAAAtggaatgaatgaattcagtgtgtttgaagtaaatGCAATCaataaaaaactcaagaaatggaaagccctggatacgatggaataactgttgagatgttggacgaaaatgaagtgactcccagaatacttacaagattattttgtagaatgtggcgtgaagatgcAAAACCTGGTGAATGAGAGCAAatagtattggtgaaaatggcaaaaaaggagatctgactgattgcaataatcacagaggaatcacacttacttcagttgtcatggaaatatatcgTATGGTTATTGTAAAAAGAGTagagtgaaagattgatgaaaatctgagaggaaaacatgcaggatttagaaaaggtgaaaGTAGTATTGAGCAAATTTTtacattttaagacatgttttacagcaatgtgtagaatatagaaattcacttttgatggcatctgcggactatgaaaaagcctttgatagtgtgcatgggccaattttgtggaaacccttgcgttattatggagttcaacttgaatatgtaaatttgcttAGTATGTCTGtgcatgagcataacaagtgcagcattaatgttagtggagtcatgtcaaatgaatttccagtgaacagtggagtactccaagggaatgtgttgcaccgatgttgtttattttcctcatggattttgtaatgcatagaacagttggagatgttgaagaaagattgaagtagattagtaataggaaattagctgacctaaggTATACTGATGACGCTTAccttattggcagaacaccacagaatttgcaatgcttacataccagaatgcatgaaatatcaaattagGTTGGGCTTAATGACGAGAACGGATtatgtaatggaaaatgaaatatcattgtaaggagagaggaatgaggtagaataatttaaatatttaggaactatgatctcttatacagggtctttagaatttaagtttaatgaaagattgaaaaaagcaaatcagaaatggctaggttaagtaaaatttggaaatcaaatcgtctgatattacatataaaaatcaggatatatattagtgagatcggtgttactgtatggacatgagtcttggtataacaatgaaacaatatccaatatgttttttagatttgagaacaaatccctcagaagaatattgggagttaaatggcaggacaggattagaaatgaaacttgatgagagattactcaagtgccatatgtggatgagatcatggtgaggggtagatggaggtggttagggcatgctcttcgcactccccaagagagattgttcaccaaacttttaactgggctctacagagcactagaagagttggaagccccaggcctacatagctgatgactatgaggcgtgaagtagtagatgatgaatgcagaagtattgaatattaagctcatgatagagacgaatgccgaaatctaaccgaggccctttgtgtaaagaggcgtaggagattatatatatatatatatatatatatatatatatatatatatatgtatatgtatatgtatatgtatatgtatatgtatatatatatatatatatatatatatatatatatatatatatatatattaaaatttttcaagCAAGTTAGAAttaccctttaatatcgaattcactttgtCCTGAGATCTCAAACTCTTAGAGAAATTTCTCTAACGATAAATATTTCTTCCCAGCCAAGGACTTGAATCTCTGACCGATATAAAAATGATGAACATTTAACTGTTTACACCATCCTAacctttattcttatttctattgacCATAGGGTATTTGTAATTTATTTGTAAAACGTTTTTgatacttcgaaaaaaaaaatctagtttaatCTTTCTTGACATCCAGCAACCTATCATATTTGTTAACCTttcctttcttgtgatttattggcaatgatttaaactgactttgatatcgttactgaAGAAACCCTTGCTTTGTAACAAACTattgtatagagcaaaactttatttatattcttatgatcatgtatgcttacatttccgtctctccaaaaaCTCTTATCTttaactctatgcccagcaccaacctccttaaaaacatcacgatcagtattcattctaaaatataaatgtagacaaataattgtcatacatCTACACTTCACCTatgtaaatgaacattggctcttcttgttatacgtaaactccgtctcttctgattcatttgcagagatcatcagcatctctGTCTTGTaggtggcatctctctctctctctctctctctctctctctctctctctctctctcttaccccaaagactcacagtagttgatatatgtaaaaaattattgacagataataatttacaacctacctacgaaatcaaactaaatttaatttgtattccctatgaattcatttgcataacctttaatatatagaaatgaacaatattatttttaatatgtactaaaCGTTTGtctatattttgttttgtattcctttgcTTAACCTtctttatatactgtagatgtaaacaatattttttaatATGTACTTAGATAtctgtatatactttatttttttttttattcttttggcataacgtaattacaatgtagatgtaaacaattatactgtattaccatgtactcaaatgtctgacgccaatgggcgcaataaaatgattaaaacaaaaaactaacaCTCTGGAACGctcttatcaacaaacacaaattcgcaggtggatgacgcaacactgtCAGGCGTgcgcgaagacacagaaatgtgaccattttctttttcattattcgatttgtctttgtcgattacgctgattataagaacatcaaattacaccacagTCATGCACCTTCCAGCATATAACTATCACTCCTTAAACGATTTGAATCTGTGATGAATAATGATTTTCTCCAATTAAGGAAATTCCATTTAGCAGCGCTGtaccaaactcgtcccaccaaccttaactatgctcatgattgttaacttggtcacttgtacagggacattgcttgccatccatgtgttctgatgaagaaaggaaatacaaaacaattttataagtaaacttatgttacttccgatagcatatgaaaaatttacaccattttctgataaaaatatccattcctaataaggaaacgatcgttggacaatttaccaactaccaattctctagcctctgccTTCCCAACaattttttgacccacgtggtcgtcaaataattgactgtaTTAGTTATGACAAGGAGTCTCTGTTGCCATCTATTGACAGTAAAGTAAAACTGGTTACGGTGTAAGGGAGGCTGCGTTGGTGCCTTTCGAAatgaaacaatattgttattctacgtagttgtTACTAAtgatacatgtcataccatgagaAATATCTAATTATCTTTAGGTTTCatgaaaagataattgaaaattaaGTGAAATGACTGTAATTACTTTAttttctcaccgatttcagtatatGTGGCATATCTAGCAACCctccccctgacccccaaatgtaaatGAACCAACGATTGTTTGCCaatgaaatatttctgtgacacttattactaagaattaagttgtgtCCAGACAACAAGGAACCTTAAGTTCGCGTGTGTCTGTTTGAtatcaattttgtgcccaaatagcaacagaaattaagtaataaaatttataatgagtAGTTAATGGGGATAGCTGGCAATTTATACCCTACTGGTAAGGACATCTGttgaccatgaaaataaacaatgtgtagagctctctaatccttgcattctggaaccttccatgacgtcattttgtttgaaaaatagccaaaaataaaaaaaatagcctatTTAATTAGAGCTAACTATAATTTATACTTGCCACACACATTTCTACATATCAATCTATCACCATTTTCCAATTGGATAAAATCATTCACCGGAATTGAAGaagggacatgtgctgccatcttttcaCAAGAAGTAGAAatactcggattctattcaaatttggagaagtgtgtgttTACTAAAACATACATTCATGGTAGTTTTTTATTAAGGCATCAAAAATTTATAATTCCAGTAATACTgcttttcttctgatttttaggctctaagttatggtaattatatgtaaaatacagatatgtattacaaaaaatatatagagcagatcccaatattctaagaGCAAAGAGTTGGTACTCAATCGTAGAATTGAaaatcccaaatttaaccaaaatatactcATATCCTCAACAAAGGCGTTATTAGCTAATCAAAAGCCCTATTATAGATATCCAtcttctataaagtgtgccttgttatatgtaccaggggcgtaggagcgttttttttTCCGGATGGGGGTAGGGGGAACGATTTGGACGATTTTCATGTGACCAGTTACTATTTGTACATATTGACATAATGAAATACCattaggcctacttgatgaatttaccaaaaacataccaAAGATAGTGATTCTTTACaataaactcattcccaatatcaaTTTTCTAAGCCTACCATTTATTTTTTCAGTACAatctaatgttttagttgataattatgttatttgtttttggttttaaactatggggataaggtatgaagatgaaaatctcacaaGCACAGAACTccatagacttgataatactgcattggtcataaaGAAAATCAAGGTTTTAAATTGCCTCTATTcgcaaaacaatttatatatatatatatatatatatatatatatatatatatatatatatatatatatatatatatatatatatgtgtatgtatatatagtgcatggtgcaaattatggggcttgaagttgaatcgtaacaaaactcaaagtatgattgtaagaaggtcgaggacagtggctcttaaTATCCAGATtttggcattgataatgtttctttaatgctgtatgacttttttaatattttaggtgggattctcgacggcaaatttacttttaagaaacatattagggcttattgagaaagtgttattAAGTTTCGATGATATCaacctctggcaccatcgttcaattagttcatcatgcatgtttcataagatttttcatgattctgcccatcctttacattcaaatcttcccagacagtaccatcctgttcataatactatgtatgcagttaattctaatagccatgccttttccatcatgaagcttaatactacacagtattctagaagttttattccagctgtgaccaagtggtggaatgatcttcctaatcgggtagttgaaatggtataacttcaaaagtataaaacttacagcaaatgcttttatgttgaacatgcttatATAACGTCttcgtatagtttatatatgaaaggtctgttttaatgttgttcttaaaatattttattttaattgttcattacttctcatatagctaacttatttcattatttcctttcctccctgttggagcccttggactcatagcattctgattctccaactagggttgtagcttagctagtaatatatatatatatatatatatatatatatatatatatatatatatatatatatatatatatatatatacatgcatacaaaccgTTGTTGAAATCTTCCTGGCTTTAAAGGTATCGCGAAAGGGTAGAGCTGTTACCTTTACAAGGTTGGTAAGACAACTATTTAGGAGAAGATAGGcaaaaaagtatctctctctctctctctctctctctctctctctctctctctctctctctctctctctctctctttttcctacaCAGTTTGACTTCATTATAGGAAACATGTGGGTCGAACTTTTttttgcaggacaatgcactacTTTCGAATGGGAGTGAGATTTCGTTCCCTTGAGATGTCTTCAGTTGTGGAAAGAGGTGGTAGTCGGAGGGAACCAGGTCTGGAGAATAAGGGGGGTTAGTTAAAGCCAGGACCTTTCCAACACCCTgtcgtgtaatatatatgtatatatatatatatatatatatatatatatatatgtatgtatatatatatatatatatatatatatatatatatatatatatatatatatatggaataaaaaggaaacttttggaaactgaacctccaaCGTACATATCAGGATCCTGTCTAGGGAAAGAGGTTTTGCTGTGTTACTGGAAGTGTTGAAATAAACAGATTGGGATGTATAAGGATTGGGTGAAAttggaagaactggggaatcttatatagagttaagagGGTCATATCGTTtgcttcaaaggacatgaaaggaacaaagaaaatggagttggCTTTCTTGTTAAGAAAAATTGTGGAGGTAGCATAGAAAatttttatagtatcagtgatagaattgcaggatcgaTCATCAAAGTAAATAAAAAGGAATCACTtgtagaattgtcaccccagaATCACCACCCGTAAAATCATCACCCCGGGTATCCCTCCTGTATATTTACCTGTAGAATCATTACCATGTTCATAATTTGTACAAAGGCAGTAAATTGTTATTGAGTTGAACACATTATGAAGTTTTAAaacatttattacattttattggcTTGCATATAATCAGCACAAGAATAATAAccatatatgaaattttttaaatTCTTGGATTGGCATTTCTATATAAATTCATTCTTTGATCTTGAATACCTTGTCCAATTCATCCAACTATTACAGGTATCACACTTAACTTTACTCTTTAATAGTTTCTTTATCTGTGAccaccgattgattgattgatttaaagttttcaggcatcctgacatctaaggttattgacgccgactGTGACCACCAAAGTGGAGGAACCACATTTTGGGGGTTTGCCTGAAAAGTGTCAGGGGATATAAAATTGGGATATTGCTAATCTTTACTCATCAGAAAGTGATTGGTAGGTCACTTGCGATTGACTTTGACTATTTCCAGTGGGGGTGATAATGTGAGTTGACAATACCGAACGTTATTGGGCCTCGATCTCGGCTACAGTTCTaatttttgctctgccgtggctcaCTACGGTCACATAATTTACATTGcatcattgctcctatgttctggcaagcggtacatgttgagctgcgcCCGCAAGCCCTGTCACTCATTATTTCGGGGATATCTTTGAAGGTAGTTGAAAACAACCCCAATTTATAGCATCGTCACTCCAGAATCTCCGACTGTAGAATCGTCACCAAAAGGCATCCCgcatgtagaatcgtcaccccaaagGCATCCCACCTGTGAAATCatcaccccaaggcatcccacctgtagaatcgtcaccccaaggcatcccacatgtagaatcgtcaccccaaacGCATCCCACCTCTAGAATCGTCAGCCCAAGGaatcccacctgtagaatcgtcaccccaaggcatcccacatgtagaatcgtcaccccaaacgcatcccacctgtagaatcgtcaccccaaggCACCCAACCTGTAGAATCGTCCCCCCAAAACATCCTacatgtagaatcgtcaccccaaggGATCCCACccgtagaatcgtcaccccaaggcatcccatctgtagaatcgtcaccccaaagGCATCATTCACCTGTAGAATTGGCCCCCCAAAGCATCCCACATGTATAATCATCACCCCAGGGCATCCCACCTGTAGAATCATCACCCCAAGGCATCTCACATGTAGAATCGTCACACCAAGGCATCCCACCTATAGAATCGTCCCCCCAAAGCCTCCCATATGTAAAATCGTCACCCCCAAAGGCATCCCATATGCAGAGTCGTCACCCCAAAGGcatcccacctgtagaatcgtcaccccaaagcatcccacatgtagaatcgtcacccccaAACGCATCCCACCTCTAGAATCGTCACCCACAAAGCCTCCCACATGTAGAATCGTTTCCCCAAGGCATCCCACATGTGGAATCGCCACCCCAAAGGCATACCACATGTAGAATCGTCACACCAAAGGCATCCCACATGTAGAATCATCACCCCAAGGCAaaccacctgtagaatcgtcactcCAAAGGCATCCCACTTGTAGAATCGTCACCACAAAGGCATCCCACATGTAGAATCGTCACCACAAAGGCATCCCACATGTAGAATCGTCACCAAAAGGTATCCCtcatgtagaatcgtcaccccaaatGCATCCCACCTGCAGAATCATCACCCCAAGACATTCCATATGTAGAATGGTCACCCCAAAGGCATCCTacatgtagaatcgtcaccccaaggcatcccacatgtagaatcgtcaccccaaggcatcccactTGTAGAATCGTCACCACAAAGGCATCCCACATGTAGAATCGTCACCACAAAGGCATCCCACATGTAGAATCGTCACCAAAAGGTATCCCacatgtagaatcgtcaccccaaaggcatcccacctgtagaatcgtcaccccaagaCATTCCATATGTAGAATGGTCACCCCAAAGGCATCCTacatgtagaatcgtcaccccaaggcatcccacatgTAGAATCGTCACCCTAAGGGCATCCCACATGTAGAATCATCACCCCAAGGACTCCCACATGTGGAATTGTCACCCCAAAGGCATACCACATGTAGAATCATCACCCCCAAGGCATCTCACTTGTAAAATCGTCACCCTAAGGCATCCCACCTGTAAAATCGTCACCCTAAGGcatcccacctgtagaatcgtcacccaaAGGCATCCCACATGTGGAATCGTCACCCCATCGGCATACCTCATGTAGAATCGTCACCCTAAGGCATCCCACCTGTAAAATCGTCACCCCAAGGCATCCTagatgtagaatcgtcaccccaaagacatcccacctgtagaatcgtcaccccaaggCAACCCACATGTAGAATCCTCACTCCAAAGGCATTCCACCTGCATAATCATCAGTCCAATGGCATCCCACATGTAGAATCATCACCCCAAGGCATTCCACGTGTAGAATCATCACCCCAAGTCATCCCACATGTAGAATCATCACCCCAAGGCCTCCCACATGTGGAATCgtcaccccaaggcatcccacctgtagaatcgtcaccccaaggcatcccacctgtagaatcgtcaccccaaggcatcccacatgTAGAATCGTCACACCAAAGGCATCCCACATGTACAATCGTCACCCCAAACGCAACCCCCATGTAGAATCGTTACCCCAAAGGCATCCCacttgtagaatcgtcaccccaatgCAACCCACAAGTAGAATCATCACCCCAAAGGCCTCCCACTTTTAGAATAGTCACCCCAAAGGCATCCCACATGTAGAATCGTCACCAAAAGGCATCCCACATGTACAATCGTCACCAAAAGGCATCCCACATGTAGAAACGTCACCCCAAAGCATCCCACATGTAGAATTGTCTCCCCCAAAGGCATCTAACCTGTAGAATCATCACCCCAAAGGCATCCCACATGTAGAATCATCCGCAAAAGGCATCCCACATGTAGAATCGTCACCAAAAGGCATCCCACATGTAGAATCATCACCAAAAGGCttcccacctgtagaatcgtcaccccaaagGCATCCCACCTGTAGAATCATCCCCCCAAAGGcatcccacctgtagaatcgtcaccccaaggCCTCCCACATGTAGAATCGTCTCCAAAAGGCCTCCCatatgtagaatcgtcaccccaaagGCATCACACATGTAGAATTGTCACCCCAAGGCAACCCATATGTAGAATCGTCACCAAAAGGCATCCTACATGTAGAATCGTCACCAAAAGGCATCCCAcgtgtagaatcgtcaccccaaagGCATTCCACCTATAGAATCGTCACCCCAAAAGCCAACCCACATGTAGAATCGTCACCACAAAGGCATCCCATATGTGGAATCGTCACCCCAAAGGATCCCACccgtagaatcgtcaccccaaggCATCCCATCTATAGAATCGTCACCCCAAAGGCATCATTCACCTGTAGAATTGGCCCCCCAAAGCATCCCACATGTATAATCATCACCCCAGGGCATCCCACCTGTAGAATCATCACCCCAAGGCATCTCACATGTAGAATCGTCACACCAAGGCATCCCACCTATAGAATCGTCCCCCCAAAGCATCCCATATGTAAAATCGTCACCCCCAAAGGCATCCCATATGCAGAGTCGTCACCCCAAAGGcatcccacctgtagaatcgtcaccccaaagCATCCCatatgtagaatcgtcacccccaAACGCATCCCACCTCTAGAATCGTCACCCACAAAGCCTCCCacatgtagaatcgtcaccccaaggcatcccacatgTGGAATCATCACCCCAAAGGCATACCACATGTAGAATCGTCACACCAAAGGCATCCCACATGTAGAATCATCACCCCAAAGCAAACCATCTGTAGAATCGTCACTCCAAAGGCATCCCACTTGTAGAATCGTCACCACAAAGGCATCCCACATGTAGAATCGTCACCACAAAGGCATCCCACATGTAGAATCGTCACCAAAAGGTATCCCtcatgtagaatcgtcaccccaaagGCATCCCACCTGCAGAATCATCACCCCAAGACATTCCATATGTAGAATGGTCACCCCAAAGGCATCCTacatgtagaatcgtcaccccaaggcatcccacatgtagaatcgtcaccccaaggcatcccactTGTAGAATCGTCACCACAAAGGCATCCCACATGTAGAATCGTCACCACAAAGGCATCCCACATGTAGAATCGTCACCAAAAGGTATCCCacatgtagaatcgtcaccccaaaggcatcccacctgtagaatcgtcaccccaagaCATTCCATATGTAAAATGGTCACCCCAAAGGCATCCTacatgtagaatcgtcaccccaaggcatcccacatgTAGAATCGTCACCCTAAGGGCATCCCACATGTAGAATCATCACCCCAAGGCCTCCCACATGTGGAATTGTCACCCCAAAGGCATACCACATGTAGAATCATCACCCCCAAGGCATCTCACTTGTAAAATCGTCACCCTAAGGcatcccacctgtagaatcgtcacccaaAGGCATCCCACATGTGGAATCGTCACCTCATCGGCATACCTCATGTAGAATCGTCACCCTAAGGCATCCCACCTGTAAAATCGTCACCCCAAGGCATCCTaaatgtagaatcgtcaccccaaagacatcccacctgtagaatcgtcaccccaaggCAACCCACATGTAGAATCCTCACCACAAAGGCATCCCACCTGCATAATCATCAGTCCAATGGCATCCCACATGTAGAATCATCACCCCAAGGCATTCCACGTGTAGAATCATCACCCCAAGTCATCCCACATGTAGAATCATCACCCCAAGGCCTCCCACATGTGGAATTgtcaccccaaggcatcccacctgtagaatcgtcaccccaaggcatcccacctgtagaatcgtcaccccaaggcatcccacatgTAGTATCGTCACACCAAAGGCATCCCACATGTAGAATCATCACCCCAAACGCAACCCACATGTAGAATCGTTACCCCAATGGCATCCCAattgtagaatcgtcaccccaatgCAACACACaagtagaatcgtcaccccaaagGCCTCCCACTTTTAGAATAGTCACCCCAAAGGCATCCCACGTGTAGAATCGTCACCAAAAGGCATCCCACATGTACAATCGTCACCAAAAGGCATCCCACATGTAGAAACGTCACCCCAAAGCATCCCACATGTAGAATTGTCTCCCCCAAAGGCATCTAACCTGTAGAATCATCACCCCAAAGGCATCCCACATGTAGAATCATCCGCAAAAGGCATCCCACATGTAGAATCGTCACTAAAAGGCATCCCACATGTAGAATCGTCACCAAAAGGCATCCCacatgtagaatcgtcaccccaaagccatcccacctgtagaatcgtcaccccaaaaGCCAACCCACATGTAGAATTGTCACCCCAAGGTATCCCACATGTGGAATCGTCCCCCCAAAGGCATACTACATGTAGAATCGTCACACCAAAGGcatcccacctgtagaatcgtcaccccaaggcaacccacctgtagaatcgtcattCCAAAGGCATCCCACTTGTAGAATCGTCACCACAAAGGCATCCCACATGTAGAATCGTCACCACAAAGGCATCCCACATGTAGAATCGTCACTAAAAGGTATCCCacatgtagaatcgtcaccccaaagGCATCCCAACTGTAAAATCGTCACCCCAAGACATTCCATGTGTAGAATGGTCACCCCAAAGGCATCCTACATGTAGAATCGTCACCCTAAGGGCATCCCACATGTAGAATCATCACCCCAAGGCCTCCCACATGTGGAATTGTCACTCCAAAGGCATACCACATGTAGAATCATCACCCCCAAAGGCATCTCACTTGTAAAATCGTCACCCTAAGGcatcccacctgtagaatcgtcacccaaAGGCATCCCACATGTGGAATCGTCACCCCAAAGGCATACCTCATGTAGAATCATCACCCTAAGGCATCCCACCTGTAAAATCgtcaccccaaggcatcccacatgtagaatcgtcaccccaaagacatcccacctgtagaatcgtcaccccaaggcatcccacatgTAGAATCCTCACTCCAAAGGCATCCCACCTGCATAATCATCAGTCCAAAGGCATCCCACATGTAGAATCATCACCCCAAGGCATTCCACGTGTAGAATCatcaccccaaggcatcccacatgTAGAATCATCACCCCAAGGCCTCCCACATGTGGAATCatcaccccaaggcatcccacctgtagaatcgtcaccccaaagGCATCCCACATGTAGAATCGTCACACCAAAGGcatcccacctgtagaatcgttACCCCAAAGGCAACCCACATGTAGAATCATTACCCCAAAGGTATCCCacttgtagaatcgtcaccccaatgC
Coding sequences within:
- the LOC137615953 gene encoding uncharacterized protein; this translates as MWNCHPKGIPHVESSPPRHLTCKIVTLRHPTCRIVTQRHPTCGIVTSSAYLIIVTPRQPTCRILTTKASHLHNHQSNGIPHVESSPQGIPRVESSPQVIPHVESSPQGLPHVELSPQGIPPVESSPQGIPPVESSPQGIPHNHHPKGIPHVESSAKGIPHVESSLKGIPHVESSPKGIPHVESSPQSHPTCRIVTPKANPHVELSPQGIPPVKSSPQGIPHVESSPQRHPTCRIVTPRHPTCRILTPKASHLHNHQSKGIPHVESSPQGIPRVESSPQGIPHVESSPQGLPHVESSPQGIPPVESSPQRHPTCRIVTPKNHHPKGIPHVESSAKGIPHVESSPKGIPRVESSPKGFPPVESSPQRHPTCRIVPPKNRHPKVIPPVGSSPEGIPPVESSPQSILHVGSSPQGIPHVESSPQGIPHVESSPHRHLTCRIVTPKASHL
- the LOC137615951 gene encoding salivary glue protein Sgs-3-like; translated protein: MSSVVERGGSRREPGLENKGESSAQGIPPVESSPQGIPHVESSPQTHPTCRIVTPRHPTCRIVPPKHPTCRIVTPRDPTRRIVTPRHPICRIVTPKASFTCRIGPPKHPTCIIITPGHPTCRIITPRHLTCRIVTPRHPTYRIVPPKPPICKIVTPKGIPYAESSPQRHPTCRIVTPKHPTCRIVTPKRIPPLESSPTKPPTCRIVSPRHPTCGIATPKAYHM
- the LOC137615952 gene encoding uncharacterized protein, with translation MWNCHPKGIPHVESSPPRHLTCKIVTLRHPTCKIVTLRHPTCRIVTQRHPTCGIVTPSAYLIIVTPRQPTCRILTPKAFHLHNHQSNGIPHVESSPQGIPRVESSPQVIPHVESSPQGLPHVESSPQGIPPVESSPQGIPPVESSPQGIPHVESSHQRHPTCITHVELSPQGNPYVESSPKGILHVESSPKGIPRVESSPQRHSTYRIVTPKANPHVESSPQRHPICGIVTPKDPTRRIVTPRHPIYRIVTPKASFTCRIGPPKHPTCIIITPGHPTCRIITPRHLTCRIVTPRHPTYRIVPPKHPICKIVTPKGIPYAESSPQRHPTCRIVTPKHPICRIVTPKRIPPLESSPTKPPTCRIVTPRHPTCGIITPKAYHM